ATTTCTCGTGCCGCAGGTGACCTCGCTGCGAAGGTATTAACTTGTTGAATAATTTAGCTCTGCAACAGCAAAGTTATTTCTCACCTCAGAAGGGAGGGAATTTCACAAATTCAAACTAACTAAACATTACACAAGGAAGGCAATAACTCATTCAACATGCCAACAAGGCATCAAGGAAATAAAGACATCTCAGTATCAGCTCTCTTCATGTCATCTActgacagtgttgggaaggttacttttaaaatatattccactacagattacagaatacatgccctaAAAtgtactttggattacttaatatattatcatgctttttacaactaaaACTATTCCACGCGTACAtgaaacaggtccgcggctccgaaccgtagtaaagggacctctgtctaatacgtcgggttccgtgtcgggctcgtagccaaaaacttgctttactttgttgtctgggtcagctttgctagcgagagacagagagaggcgttgaaagtatgctccaacggaacttattgtttcagaggaaaacacgaacacgaGTTCGaaagtcgagtcttaatagcttacttacaactgggctcgtcaggcactctttttggctgcattctccctgcagcatggactacactgcccatgaggctatattctttagggctatgcatgtaacactctgcctattgccttcatattaaatcaatttattgaataataatttaaagaaatatttcttcacatcattagaggtgacatgggccgtgagactgagacacaggcattagagcctcttaatgcgtgttttgtttgggtttccaccgtcgtggaattaccaaaaatagagagggcatagcctaacatataaatcaggaaaagaccgccatgtaatccatttatttcaacaaagtaactgtattctgaataccacccttttaaacggtaactgtaatggaatacagttactcatattttgtattttatatacGTAACagtggtacatgtattccgttactccccaacactgtctaCTGACAGCAAAATGAGCACAATTCTATGGTCTTCTTGGCTTTTGGCATCTATTCCTCAGCTAAAGGTTTATACATCATCATAATCAGGACAGCCAGGCTGGGAGACAGATCCAATATTCTCAGTCAGTGATGAAAATCAAGCTTTTTTAGTTTCATCATATTAAAGcaaattacattttcatttccatttgtCCTGACAGGAAATAGCAGAAAATGCCACATTTTGTTTAAACATGGGCTGAATGCAGGTTAATATCTGAGCTGATGTCGtggtacaaaacacaacaaaaatcgTTCCTATTTTCACACGTGAAGTCAAAACTTTCTGGGAAGTTGAGTATATTGGATGTTTAATgatagaaacagactttttaGACTTCTAGAGACTGACTGATGTTAGTTTAAATCAAATCTGAATCCGATGTGCTTATCTGTCTAGTTGTGGTCTGCACAGATgtcaggtttttaaaaataattaaagggCAATAGTGTgatgttttgtatttatttatttcctttgtttttcctttaagaAATTTgtattgaaataaaaacaagaggaaGGGCTTTTATTTTGTCCTGATGAAATCCACTTTACTATACTTGACATTATTCTTTCTTATTTATACAGATATGCAGATATACTACATGTGTAACattcatttcattgtttaaatgtttaataataaagTACATGAATAACTTCAGcttattatatattatagtAAAGTATATTTCCTATTAACTAGGCAGGTCATTCTCTTTCTCTTGACAACGCTGTcttgaaatgaaaatatataatTCCCTATATTCCTATTTATTCCAAACAACGGCAGTAAGTAACAAAGTTTCAAATTTGTCTTTCACTTTGACTCTTAATTTATTAACCATGaacaagaggtcagaggtcaaatgtggcaCGATACCTTAAATCTTTCTATGACACTTTCTGTATGTGGACCAGAGATGGGCAATAACGcataatccgattacttttttcaagtaatgagtaaagtaagagattactattgcaaaaaaggtaattagattactgttgctttcccgtaagcatgctgcgttactgcgttactaaaccgtgatttcGTTTGCgcgagtgtctcatgacaatgaggTAAACGAGTGCGGcgttcgtggcaacagctgtgtgcagatcaaaaaTAGATAATATaacgagtgcgggagagagtatgaccgtgcagcatttaaagcttggaagtactgaccttactttgagtttgattccgtaaaaagtgacaaaacattagcgtctgatgttcactgcgtgggaagaaaacgtCTTTTTACAGCgataaaaaccctaaacttccaagcaagcaccgagtacgCTGCCATGGGAATgcgaaattcacagagaaactccaagattcttccactgacatgcggcacacctgcaccagggcaaacctccgcctgccccactcctgctaagcaggggaaaatagagcaacaggaccactgagtctttgatttgatttattttctgctgtgttttacatgcatttatttgaaagagtgagtgtaaacacaaaaaactattttattttatgtgctggaatgtgcagaaaataggttcaaatgttaaacaaatttcagtAAAGCAACAGGATtactttgggggggggggataatcagtaattagttactgattacttttttcaagtaacttgaccaacactgattgtgattgctttggttgcaaTCAGATTGCCATGGTCACCTGCAGTTTGCATGTAGGATGCCAACTACTCACCAAGTGGTGGAAaaagtttggtttggtttggctTTTATCTTTACTTTTGCGCTCTCCTGTGTCTCATTGTCTAATCAGCCCCTTGTGCATTTGTAATCCCGCCCTTCCCTCTGCTTTGCCTCACAAACAGCATGCACACCTGACTTGACTGcaggataaaataaataaggtcagtgtaaaaagaaaaggagcagagagaaGAATACATTTAAAGTCCCCCCATCAAACAAAGATTTATCAGTAAAACCTGGCTTTTGGCAGCGTTTGGGAGAACAATTCATCCCAaattaaatcaaagtattaAAAATCAGATTCTTATCCTGGTAAAAGGGAGAAAGGATGGACTATAGCAGAGGagctgaaaaaagctgagatttATGTAGAATGAGAACAACACTGGAGTTTTATATCAGgaggtgtgaaaaagtgatatAGGTTTGAAAGATGTGAAGAAAGGATAGAAAAGATTGAGAGAACGCAAAGAAGTCATCAGAGGGCAGTACGGCAGGAAGAGATATGGACAGAAAGCTTCCCTGTAGTCACATCTGAGAGGGTGCAATAACCAGAAAAGTGaaaaaggtgagaaaataatAGGCTAAAAAAGAGCTGCAAAAGATATGAGAGAGAAATGCTGTAAGCATGTCTCCAGGCTCTGAATTGAAGGATTTTAGCACACAATGTTATGTGTTTTCAAACTCACAAAATCATATTTTACGTTCTTGTAGCAATAACCATGTGAGACTGAAGTTTAAATACTTTTCTTCCCCACATCCTGTGTGTAAGAGTCAATTATAGCATCATTTGGAGAGTTATATTTCATTTAGCATGTTATCCTTTTTGAACGCATATCTGAAGGGGACCTAAAATAAAGCACAGTTCAGTCAGAGGGTCTCTTATTGATTGAAATCAACTTTTCCAGCTTTTAGGAGATAACTGAAAGTACACATGAAAGGTGGTCAGTAGGTTGTCAGCATTATTTTTTTAGCAAATTTGACCATTAATCAGTGTTTCTTTTATCTTGTTACTGACGCTTGTCTTTGTTAATTACATCAATGTGaattttgtggtttgttttgttcGACAAAGTATGGAGTCAGGTGTTGTACTTGGTTTTTCATAGGACAGCACAGAGTTCTGTGAAAAGTTTCTTTCTCACATGAGCTAGAGCTAAAGCAAAATCGTCAGGcccataaatgttttaaaaagtgaataaataatattatacaATAGTCAGGATGAACTGTAGCACATAAACATTTGATGATAGACTTTAaatatttgacttttatttgACATGTATTATGTTTATCCTATAGACCAGAAACACTTCATCATTTGAATGACAAACTAaggaaagataagaaagaagtACTGTGTCAGACTAAAAGAGTTGACTTTAGACTTAACTTGCTGTCGTCTGATCTTCAAGCTTACTGTATACCCATAAGGGtggtatttatgtttttaattacatttttgaaaaaagaaaaacaaaaataaataaatttcccTTAATGATATAAGCAGTAAATGACACTATAAATTTAACTGATCTCACTTACTGGATATTGTATGTTTCTGTCATGAGTCATGCTCTGAGTGCGTGCACCGTGACGGCTCCACTCCGTCAGTCATTAAGAGTGCAAGCCTGGGAATGCTGGGCACCCCGTGGCTGGAATAAGAGAGCTGCACACTGAAGTGGGAAATGGCAGACATAGGCTGGTGGTGAGGAAAGTCCAGGACTGCCAGTGTGTGTTCAGATACCTGTAAGTATATTGATTACTGCAGTGTGTGTTATTGATGGTAAGAGTTCTGGTGATGTTGATTATGAACACAACTGCATCTTGGATTTATTTAATCAGTGTTTTGCAGTTATCTTATAAATGTGAAAGCATTGTGACAGGTACAGCATTTTGGATAAAGTCGCTGCTCTTTGGACGGCCTCAATGCTGCGTGTGTATAATGTAATTAGCACCATAGTGCTGTGTGCACCAGAATAGTTGCAGCTGTCAACCTTACGGTAAGTTGGTGGCAGAGCAGTGGGGAAGGCtaaagtaactgtgtgtgtgtgtagattatataaatgaacatataaatTATAGAAACTATATAATCTATTAACTTTTTTAAATTCCCCtgtcgcccctgcgggcggtctatccttcaagcttgggtgctccaccagaggcctgggatcttgagggtcctgcgcagtatcttagctgttcctaggactgcgctcttcagGACAGAGATCTCGGATGCTGTTCcagggatctgctggagccactcgcctagcttgggagtcactgcacctagtgctccgattaccactgcaACCaatgttaccttcaccctccacatcttctcgagctcttctctgagcccttggtacttctcaagcttctcgtgttccttcttcctgatgttgctgtcgtTTGGTATCGCTACGTGTATCACTACggccttcttcttctgcttctctaCCCCCAccatgtccggttggttagctaccaccattttgtccgtctgtatctggaagtctcaCAGGACCTTAGCTCATCATTCTCGACCACCCTatgacttccaggccatactcagcCCAGATGTTCTTGTATATTATGCCGACCCCTTGGTTATGGTGTttcctgcctgctagcatcttgcacccaaccgttatgtgctggattttctcaggggcatctttacacagcctgcacctggggtcttgcctggtgtggtagacctcAGCCTcgatggatcttgtgctcagagcgttcccctgtgctgccatgattagtgcctctgtgctgtctttcagtccagctttgtccagccccTGGtgggatttctggatgtcatcTACTTTTTCTATCTGCTGGTgatacataccgtgcagggccCTGTCCTTAAATGATGGTTCTTCTCCTTGATCCTCCTCTTTCTCAGTTTCTCTGGTTTCTGCTGCCAGAGTTATTCACTAAGCATGCAGTCATTAGTGGCCACCTTCCTGATGTACTCATAGATGTCTGTTGTCTCATCCTCCACAGTGGTTCTTACACTCACTAGTCCTTGGCCTCCTTCCTTTTGCTTTGCGTACACTCTCAGGGTGtatcccagcagggtatctAATCCCTGGCATCTGATCACAGGTACTGATCACcttgttcttcccattcagctgagtcctcaggacttgccttacCCTCTgaaggtatttggtggttgcggTCTCTTCAAgattcccatttgcctgtgggattcccAGGTACATGCAGCTGTCCTCAGTGTCTCAAATGTTGCCTCCTGGTAGTACAATCCTCTCACTACCTTCCCTCTCGTTGATACTATCaaactacacttctccagtctgaaTGACATGCCAATGTTGTTGCTGTagatcctggtggtgtggatcagtgaatcgatatCTCGTtcacagcttgatgtcatccatgtaggtGACGTGGCTGATGATTGCTCTGTTCTGTAGTTGGTTAAAATCTGAAGTTTTAGTGGCGAGCAGTGTTATCAATCAATCAGAGCATTTAGGAGTCTGATAATATAATACACAGTTCATTAAACAGCTTGTTCTGCTATGGACTCTTGTTTGGTGTAATTTATTGGATTGGAAGATTAGAGGTTGAAGACATATTAGCAATTTAATGAATTTATTGACTCTGTAGCTTGTAGAAGAACCATGCACAGCCACATGAGCCTGGTACCTCCTCCCCATGCTGGTCACCAGTTTGGTCACACACTGCTGTCGGATGACGGCATCCCATTCTTTAACCAGCATTTGTCACAACTAAGCCAATGTGGTTTTACTGGTTACTTTGGCATTAACACCCAAGCTGATCCCACAAGTGTTCAATGTGGTTGGGGTCAGGACTATAGGTAGGCTATTCTATCTTGTCCCTGCCCAAATTATGAAGGTAGTCTCTGATAAAGCATACTCTGTGGGGGCAAGGGTTATCATCTTGGAGGAAATAGTTTGGTCCCAGACTGTGGACATATGGGATGCCACTTGTTACAGGATCTAATCTCAATATCTTTCTGCATAGGGACAAGCTCTGCAAAAGCTGTTCCATCGATGCATCAATCAGCACAGCGTCTATGTGTCTTTTCCAGACTTTGATCCTACAATCCAGCTGCTAAAGGCAGAGTCTGCATTCATTGCTAAACATAACATTTCTCCTCACGTTCATGCTTAGTGCACATGTCGCTGACGTCAGTGCTAATGGGCCTGATGCATCGTCTGGGCAGAGCACCACTGGCAAAATCATCCTGCAAACTTTGACTGCAAATCTGTAGCAGACTGCGTACGGTTTCTAAATGCAGACAGTGAGCGGAAACGGTCTTCTTGTGGTGTCAAGTTTGAAGTTGCCCTATGGCACAGGCCCTATCCACATCAGTTAAATATAGCATGCTTGGAGAATATGATCGCTGCACCAGGGTCCATGCTCACAGGAGATACTAAGTGGGCACCAATCAGGCACTGGATTGTCAGTACCTGGGGTACCTGAAGCTCAAAACCAGAGTCAATAGCAGAATAAGCTATTTGGCTTTGACAGAGAAGATCTGGTAAGTTTTTATGGGCATAATCCACATACTCACCTCTGCTGCTCAACACAGGaatgcattttccttacaaaCATGGCACcatttaaaggaaaataaacagaGTTTCCAATAGCACAAGATTTATTGCCAAGAAGAAGTGTGACAACAAAGAAATGATTGCCCAAATAAAAGTTTCCttagttttttgttaagttcACATGTTTGTAAtaagtaaaaagtaaatattGTACAATGGTGTGGAGGAGCTGGATGAGATTTTAAATACTTTAGTTTGACAACCATCTGCTCTAAACAGGTTTATATAGACTCAAGATTCCTTTTATCATTTTCTTGAAAACGTGTTTTTGGGGTGTCTTGCAAAACTGTAAGGTTCCTCATTtacacactttttttcccttcagttAAAAAAACTTGCAGATCTGGCATATTGATCTATCTAAGGTTTGATAGCTTATCTCTGGACAGTCAGCTTAAAGAAGAATTTGCAAAGTTCATGGTATTTATTTAAGATAATTTTTGACAGCCACAGCTGTGGcacataaattatttttataagaCATTCATCACGACTACAGACTGACAGAACTACGAGAAACACCTTTTAGTTATCGTCCTTTTTAGTGGTCTGAAAAGTTCATATGAAAGCATAGGTTTATCTGTTTTAAAGACACAGATAATTTAAGACAATTACACAAGTAGATATTTCAAGAAGACAGTGTAAGCAAACATTTAGGGGCTGTGGTTTCACATGTTGCTCCTCCTATCATACGTTAGAGTCACCTTCCAGTAAGTTTCCGGGTCTCTTACCCAGTATATGTACTGGGACTGGCACCAGTATGTTTGAGACACATAAAACCAGAAAACTGTCTCCTCTGTTTATTTCAGCAGACTTTCACAATGGATACCATAACAGGTGGAGGATTCTCGAAGGTGAAAGACGCTGATGAGGAAATTCAGACAATCTGTGATGAGGTGAGCTTCTTCATAACattcagacagacagacacatcaACTCTGTGCTCTGCATTTTACgttgtgttttacttttattttgtccaTACACAGGTTAAGTGTCAagtagaggaaaaaagaaatgaagcatATGCCGTGTTCAAAGCTGTTCAGTACAAGAGTCAAGTGGTGCAAGGATTCAACTATGACATCAAGGTAATTAAAACTGTGACATCATACATGACAGTGATTATTaatggaagaaaataaagaaaatgtttatgGACTGAGTTACTTGTGAGATCCAGATGAGCTGTTGAACAGATTGAAGATCTTCAGTGTTCAACAAGTACAAGTTTCCTCTGGTTTGACTGCAGGTTCATGTGGGAGGATCCAGCTACCTTCATCTGCGGGTCTGGAAGAAGCTTCCATGTTATGGAGGAGAAGCCGTAGTTACTGATGTGGAAGACCATCATGACAAAGATCCCATCCAACCTTTTTAACTTTTTCGAGCTACAGTAGCTCGACTGCTGGATGGGACCACACAGGCCAGCTCTCACTCCCCACATGCATCAATAAGCCTTGGCTGCCCATGACCCTGTcgctggttcaccactgttcgtTCCTTGGACCTGTTCCTTTCAGTGTACACTGTATTTCCATGAATGTCTTTTCACAGGTTTCAAAAAAACTCTGCACCTCCCATTTTCtgaacaaaataaaccaaaatgaggggtggctaaagacttttgcacagcacttaACAATTCCACTGAAGAATAAACTCTTTTCAGCTGCAGCATTCTCCATGGTGTTTTTTTTGCCACGTTTCATTGCATTTCAGCTTTATACGTTTTGGACCTTTGAGAATCTCGAGTTTGTAATAACTGAGCTGCCAGTGGCTCAGTGAGGTAGAAAAGCATCAACCAACCTGTTTTATGTGCACATGTAATCAAGCAGAGATAGGCAGTAACGCgctacttgtaacgcgttactgtaatccgattacttttttcaagtaacgaggaatgtaagggattaccattgcaaaaacggtaattagattaccgttactttcccgtaggaacgctgcgttactgcgttactaaaaccatgagttttttgcgagaatgtctcatgacagtgacgtaagctaGTGCGACGTTCATGACAACAgttgtctgcagatcaacaatggataatatatcgagtgcgggagagagcatgagcgtgcagcgtttaaagcgtggaagtactgaccttattttgagtttgattccataaaaagtgacaaaaacattagtgtccgttgtgcgtgggaagaaaacttctttttacagcgaaaaaaaccccctaaacttccaagcaagcgccaagtgcgctacgactgtaatgggaaattgacagagaaactcgcggagtcttcaactgaccgctgcggcacacctgcaccagggtaaacctccgcctaccccactcctgctttacaggtgaaaatagagcaactagtctttgactttatttatattctgctgtgttttacttgcatctatttgaaagagtgagtgtaaacacaaaaaaatattttattttatgtgctggaatgtgcagaaaataggtttaaatgttaaacaaatttcttccagtcagagaatgttgcatataattaagtttttgcttgatgcataaagttaaaagattaaaactaataaaacaagttttaaaaagagacatttccatttcattacattttgtatgatggattatgcagaaaaagtagaattgggctgaaagatctatcactttatcacctattcaggttgtaaatcgtgtttttaaaaagtaactaagtaattaattacttttgaaaataaggaatcagtaaagtaacgggattacttttttggggaagtaatcagtaattagttactgattacttttttcaagtaacttgaccaacactgtaaTCAAGTGCTGAAAATATTATTTGTAATAATGAATCAAAAGCTCAAGTTCATGCTAATGTCAAAagcatttttacaaaaacataaacatgttAAATCCTGCATTTTACACGTCAATTATAatgtcagtgctgctgttttatcCATTTGATGATATGCTTTAAATACACATATCCCATAAAAGCAATCATTAGACAGCATACACACTGATTTTGAccttctgtgtgtatttatactggAACAGAAGTACTATTATTAGCCCTTGCTTCAACaaggcaacaacaaaaaagcagaaatagtaagATGTTGGTCACATTGGTGCTCCAAAATGCAAAAAGGTAGAATGTCTTGTTGCAGTAGTCTGGTTCAAAATTGCTGTAGATCACTGCATTACCTGCAGAAATATGAGTGAAATCTCAGAAAATGAATGATTTTGGTGGAATATCAATTacagaaataatcaaataaataattgaataaaTACAATTTGTTATATATTTCTATTCTTTGGGCATTTGAGAGGAGAACAAACACAAGCTTTGTGATAAATCCCGTCGTTTTTAGCTTTcattatttctatttttcttatctttcttttttggTCCAGCACTTCACTTCATCCACAGCTGGAAACAAGCGATTTAAGCTCCTCCTTTAATCCCATCAGAACTTGAATTAGTATGATATGTTTGCTTAATTAGTCCTTTAGTTTGCCAAGTTAAAGTCTCCTTGATGTTAAAAATGTCCATTTCCAGAGTAAACTGGTCAGGTTTAGGTTTTGGATTGAACAGCTGGTGAGTGCTGTGTACCAAAAATGGTTATATTACCTAAAATTGAAGATCTCCACACTCACTGATGCCATCTAAAGCCacgactctgaaactgaacttATCACTTGGTTACTTGAATAATtccagttttgctttttgttttctttctctgtcataTTAATCTACTAGTTGCTTGCTTAATCTGGTATTTTGTGCTGTGCAGGCTTCATGTTATTTTTCAAGAGCCGTCTGCTGTGGTCAGAAATTGAGTAAAACCCTTAAAACTTACCAGCAATATACCAGCAAATGAAGAAGAGAGTGGTCACGGACCAACAAGGCAGGTTGCATGACCCGTACATACACAATGCAATGAAGGCAAAGATGGGTCCACAAAGATAAATAGGGATGAAGGGAATTCCTGGACAGTCCTTGAAGTACTTCCCACCTTTTAGGCACAAAGACAAAGTATCACCAGAACTGCTTGCACGTCACCTGTTTGACGACTATCTTATTATAAACCTCTGGCTTTTCTCATGAACTGTTTATTTGATCAAGTCTACACTGGTGTGTTGTTGGGGACACAGTGAAGGGCTCACTCATGGAGTCGCAGTTTTCTTAATTTGACTGTTAAGCTTTTACAACTTCTGCTTTCTTGAGTGATCAGATCCTAACAAACAAAGTGTGAAGCAGACAATCAATATGTGTCAATATGTGTGGGACGTCTTACTGATGCTGAGAGGTAGTCTCAGATGTTATGTATCTAATTTGTTTGGAATGCAGGCTGCAGAGGACAAAGACACCTTCTTCGACACACTCATTAGTTAAAGTGCAGGAGCATAAAGGGAAGCTATGGTATTCTTATACTTATGCCATTTTCTATTGTCTGGCTCTGTTAGCTCTGGCAACTGTATGTGAAGCAACTAATCTGTTAATAATATCATAAAAATAACATATGCTAAATGCACTGGTAATATATATTCAGATAAATTCAGTCTGAATGTGCTGCTTCTTTCACTTACCAACTATCACTTGAGCAAAGACTGTGACGAATAAAAGCACTAAGATGCAAACTGAAGGGAGACAGaatagatttttaaaatcacaaatgAGACGACTCAACAGCTGCAGATGTGCTGCACAGCACTCTCTTACCTGTTGGTGCTGTTTGTTTTGCCATTATGCCAACTTCCACCAGCACAGATCCAGATAGTccagttgtttttatttgtcaggaaaatgaaaaaatcagtCTGACAGAGAAGAGAAGTGTTTACTACCCATACAGTCTTACAGAATGAGCAACCACctaatcccccccccccaacagaaaataaaatcaggtGTTACCTTTCTGCCATGTAAGACACTCAGTTTATGTAAATGTTAGTAATGTgccacaaaaaacataaaaaaaaaaaaaaaattcccataaagGACAATGATAAAGTGGCTCCTCCCATTTGTACTGGCAGGACATCtaccacaaaacaaacaacaaatttttttgaacatttttgcccttttcttttttttaaagtaacatttAGTTAATGCAGGGTCCAGCCCCTCTGGATTGGATAAGGAGAAGAGAATTAATGGACAGTACTTATTGTAAATAGCCTATTAAacataaatgcaaatataaaagagTACAATACAGGATGTATTATGAAACACCGAACAAATCCACCAGTGGGACGATATGACACACAAGACTGAGCGTCATGTACTGATAAGCATGTAGAGATGTTCTTAACTGGCATTAAAAGTACACACAAGTACAAAAGTAGCATAAAAATTGTTATACCTTCATTCTCTTTATAAGGAAACGTGTTTACCTGGAGGTGCACTGAAAAAAGATGTGAAGATGTATCAAGAAAGGAGCCTGCGCCACCAAAACAACACAGCTGGAGGATTAGTGATGAAACAGAAAGTTGTGTCCTCAGGAAGCCACGTCAAGGGcttagatttggcatggacggaagggacatgtccccaccaatatccagcgattattgaattgtccccaccaataatttgatctctccgagtaaagaaaaacaaaaccgatagaaaaaaaaacaaaaacgatctatcaacgtctcattcacccagcggtgcagaaagagttaaattacgttctctactggagtcctacgtcatgtgacaaatatggccaatgtgattggctgtgcctttcggggagctctgtttagttttagcagcggcaagcctgcgctgcgaggacctgcaaggaggagaggaggatggcagcaaaaaggaagaacctggttataagaaagtatttttcaaagaaacctgtaagtcacttaaagtcaagttcactcat
The sequence above is a segment of the Oreochromis aureus strain Israel breed Guangdong linkage group 3, ZZ_aureus, whole genome shotgun sequence genome. Coding sequences within it:
- the LOC120438957 gene encoding cystatin-B-like; the encoded protein is MDTITGGGFSKVKDADEEIQTICDEVKCQVEEKRNEAYAVFKAVQYKSQVVQGFNYDIKVHVGGSSYLHLRVWKKLPCYGGEAVVTDVEDHHDKDPIQPF